In a single window of the Portunus trituberculatus isolate SZX2019 chromosome 9, ASM1759143v1, whole genome shotgun sequence genome:
- the LOC123501183 gene encoding patatin-like phospholipase domain-containing protein 7 isoform X3 — translation MALTHFLDHLHATAQFTINEYPITCLVGVISLVVLLLALSRLQVSSPKEITDEIKREIKSKVDNVKDFVGVGTRPRFRKRDKIYFYGKKMLRKVKANIPTRPAASRLLAKRLARQLLGRSDRDSPQLEVIEPPMEYMQEDLTHLDPNVPTEFVFMLRNIRVFGHFDTPLFLELCKSFQTIHLFKGQRLFSIGDNDENIYIVQKGRISVYVSEPDGSTFSLKEVLPGESIISLLSFCDILTGHPQPYKTIGARAEEKSIVMKIPVEAFRDVFKKYPEMFVRVVQIIMVRLMRVTFTALHQYLGLSSELIDKVPRRDSGGNLVPSLASPNKVKRDSGSTPDGEEEGGGPSTPVRQSSVRKIVLVDPKEETDDGHSLRVATEKFQALLHLDSDEILRDSVEVRDVPPGSFLMKQDSMQETALVYILVGTLTVSQHDPERNDVKLFTACPGDLVGGLAVLSGDPSFFTVKAKHGARIATITRATFFKIIKKNPEVVLHVANTVIRRLSPFVRQIDFALDWEHLEAGRALYKQGQTTDSTFIVLSGRLRSVITHKDGRREVVAEYGKGDLVGIVELLTQTERSTTVMAVRDSELAKLPEGLFNNIKLKHSVVMTRLIKLLGERLLGSWKSTPRIPLGLQVEQRPSQSNFSTVAIVPVSEDVPLSQFTLELYHSLLSIGPTVRLTSEYVVRSMGTSIWESANKYQLVSWLGHMEDQHRVTLYQCDASLTIWTQRCIRQADVILTVGLADSEPQMGKIEKHVEKMAVRTQKVLILLHREDGPPPSGTVRWLNMRSWCQSHHHIRAPKRVFHKRTPAKIIEYYTERVFSTEPNIHSDFSRLARVLTGTTVGLVLGGGGARGAAHIGMIKAIKEVGIPIDMVAGVSIGALIGALFCLEGDLARVTQKAREWSMKMTQIWRMVFDLTYPEVAMFSGAGFNTLIHEALGDTNIEDLWLPYFTLTTDITDSTARIHTHGDVMRSKWSVGNILAIDVGCQYETRFTNYGDCLSGWSVLFRRCFPFKYFLRKELKVPNLYDIQSRLSYVSCTRQLEELKASNYCEYIRPPIDKYQTLQFGAFDEIKEVGYQHGKTYFSGMLKGGRTVESIYQLSCHSSSECWQHSKFSLNASPASFTDLAQVVCAVKKPTANNVIEDSSEDDVGGGYASEPNTNTEFFNKVSEELSEVWRKRTGSLSDNDMMELDHHDMFDAHRSRHHEDDDDDDDDDDEDAEADNEAEDADL, via the exons ATGGCGCTCACACATTTCCTCGACCACCTTCACGCCACTGCACAATTCACCATCAACGAGTACCCG ATCACTTGTCTGGTGGGAGTGATATCATTGGTGGTGCTGCTCCTGGCCCTCTCTCGCCTGCAGGTCTCCTCCCCAAAGGAGATCACGGATGAGatcaagagagaaataaaaagcaaag TTGACAATGTCAAGGACTTTGTGGGTGTGGGGACGCGGCCAAGGTTCCGCAAGCGGGACAAAATCTACTTCTATGGCAAAAAGATGCTGCGCAAG GTCAAGGCCAACATCCCCACCCGACCTGCAGCGTCACGGCTCCTGGCCAAGCGTCTGGCACGACAGCTGCTGGGGCGCTCGGATCGAGACTCCCCACAGCTGGAGGTGATTGAGCCTCCCATGGAGTACATGCAGGAGGACCTCACACACTTGGACCCCAATGTACCCACAGAGTTTGTGTTTATGCTGCGAAACATCAG AGTGTTTGGCCATTTTGACACACCACTGTTCCTGGAACTTTGCAAGAGTTTCCAGACGATTCACCTCTTCAAGGGACAAAGGCTCTTTTCTATTG GTGACAACGACGAGAACATCTACATTGTGCAGAAGGGAAGGATCAGTGTTTACGTCTCGGAGCCCGACGGCAGCACATTCTCCCTGAAGGAAGTGCTGCCGGGGGAGTCCATCATCTCCCTGCTGTCGTTCTGTGACATCCTGACGGGCCACCCTCAGCCCTACAAGACCATTGGGGCACGTGCTGAGGAGAAGTCCATTGTCATGAAGATCCCTGTGGAGGCCTTCAGGGACGTGTTCAAGAAGTACCCAGAGATGTTTGTGCGAGTGGTGCAGATCATCATGGTGCGCCTTATGAGGGTCACCTTCACTGCCCTGCACCAGTACCTTGGCCTCTCCTCAGAACTCATTGACAAG GTGCCACGGAGGGACAGCGGAGGCAATCTGGTGCCTTCCCTTGCCTCGCCCAACAAAGTGAAGCGAGACAGCGGCTCCACAccggacggggaggaggagggcgggggACCAAGCACACCGGTCAGGCAGAGCAGCGTACGTAAGATTGTTCTGGTGGACCCCAAGGAGGAGACAGACGATGGTCACTCCCTCAGGGTGGCGACTGAGAAGTTCCAGGCACTGCTGCACCTCGACTCGGACGAGATCCTGCGGGACTCAGTGGAGGTGAGGGACGTGCCACCGGGGTCCTTCCTCATGAAGCAGGACTCTATGCAAGAAACTGCCCTGGTCTATATCCTGGTGGGGACTCTTACAGTGTCCCAGCATGATCCTGAAAGAAATGATGTCAAATTGTTCACTGCTTGTCCTGGGGACCTGGTGGGAGGCCTTGCCGTACTCTCCGGCGATCCGTCCTTCTTCACCGTGAAGGCTAAGCATGGCGCACGCATCGCCACCATTACCAGGGCCACATTCTTCAA GATTATCAAGAAGAACCCAGAGGTGGTGCTACACGTGGCCAACACTGTCATCCGCCGGCTATCTCCCTTCGTGCGGCAGATAGACTTCGCCTTGGACTGGGAGCACCTGGAGGCTGGCAGGGCACTCTACAA gcaagGACAGACCACTGACTCCACTTTCATTGTGCTGAGTGGACGGCTACGTTCGGTGATCACTCACAAGGATGGACGCAGGGAGGTGGTGGCTGAGTACGGCAAAGGGGACCTGGTGGGAATT GTGGAGCTGCTGACACAGACTGAACGCAGCACCACCGTCATGGCTGTCAGAGACTCAGAGTTGGCCAAGCTGCCTGAGGGACTCTTCAACAACATCAAGCTGAAGCACTCTGTCGTCATGACCAGACTTATCAAACTCCTTGGTGAAAGGCTGCTTG GCTCCTGGAAGTCCACGCCCCGCATTCCGCTGGGCTTGCAGGTGGAGCAGAGGCCATCGCAGAGTAATTTCTCCACTGTGGCCATCGTGCCCGTCTCAGAGGACGTGCCGCTCTCACAATTCACATTGGAGCtttatcactctctcctctccattg GGCCGACAGTGAGGCTGACCTCAGAGTATGTGGTGCGGTCAATGGGCACCAGCATCTGGGAGTCTGCCAACAAGTACCAGCTGGTTTCCTGGCTGGGACACATGGAGGACCAGCACCGAGTCACGCTGTACCAGTGCGACGCCTCTCTCACCATCTGGACGCAGCGTTGCATCCGCCAGGCTGACGTCATCCTCACCGTGGGCCTGGCAGACTCAGAGCCACAGATGGGCAAG ATAGAAAAACACGTTGAGAAGATGGCGGTGAGGACCCAGAAGGTGCTGATTCTACTGCACCGAGAGGACGGTCCACCGCCATCGGGCACCGTGCGCTGGCTTAACATGCGGTCCTGGTGCCAATCCCACCACCACATCCGTGCTCCCAAGAGAGTCTTTCATAAGAGAACCCCCGCCAAAATT ATTGAGTATTACACAGAGCGAGTGTTCTCCACGGAGCCCAACATACACAGTGACTTCTCCCGCTTGGCCCGGGTCCTCACTGGCACCACGGTGGGGCTGGTGCTGGGGGGTGGCGGGGCACGTGGGGCGGCACACATCGGCATGATCAAGGCCATTAAA GAGGTGGGCATTCCTATTGACATGGTGGCCGGAGTGAGCATTGGAGCGCTGATCGGGGCACTCTTCTGCCTGGAGGGTGACCTGGCTCGGGTGACTCAGAAGGCTCGGGAGTGGAGCATG AAAATGACACAAATCTGGCGCATGGTGTTTGACCTGACCTATCCTGAGGTGGCCATGTTCTCTGGCGCCGGCTTCAACACCCTCATCCATGAAGCCCTCGGAGACACCAACATTGAGGATCTGTGGCTTCCTTACTTCACTCTCACCACCGACATCACCGACTCCACAGCTCGCATCCACACCCATG GTGATGTGATGCGCAGCAAATGGAGTGTGGGCAACATCCTGGCCATTGACGTGGGCTGCCAGTATGAGACTCGCTTCACCAACTATGGGGACTGTTTATCAGGCTGGAGTGTGCTCTTCCGACGCTGCTTTCCCTTCAAGTATTTCCTCAGGAAGGAGCTCAAG GTACCCAACCTGTACGACATCCAGTCCCGGCTCTCCTATGTGTCCTGCACCCGCCAGCTGGAGGAACTGAAGGCAAGCAACTACTGTGAGTACATCCGGCCGCCCATTGACAAGTATCAGACGTTGCAGTTCGGTGCGTTTGACGAGATCAAGGAGGTCGGTTACCAGCACGGCAAGACATACTTCAGCGGCATGCTGAAGGGGGGACGCACCGTGGAGAGCATCTACCAGCTAAGTTGTCACTCCTCCTCCGAGTGTTGGCAGCACAGCAAGTTCAGCCTCAACGCATCACCTGCCAGCTTCACAGACCTGGCCCAGGTGGTGTGCGCCGTCAAGAAGCCCACCGCCAATAATGTGATAGAAG ACTCCTCAGAGGATGATGTCGGGGGTGGCTATGCCTCAGAGcctaacacaaacacagagtTCTTTAATAAG GTGTCAGAGGAACTGAGTGAGGTGTGGCGGAAGAGGACGGGATCGCTCTCTGACAATGACATGATGGAGCTGGACCACCATGACATGTTTGACGCTCACCGCAGCCGCCACCACgaagacgacgatgacgacgacgacgatgatgatgaagatgcgGAGGCGGACAATGAGGCAGAAGATGCAGATCTCTAG